From Candidatus Thermoplasmatota archaeon:
GATGGTTTTGTTGAAAAAATCTGTAAAAAAGCTTGTTGAATTATGATTTTTTCTGTTTGCTGTGCGTGATTCTCACAGCAAAATGAGACGTTATGCTGAATTTATGGATTCATTTCGGGATGTAGCCGGATGTTCTCATAGTCAGTTTTTTATGAATGAACGATATTCAGCCAGTAATATGCCGCCGTAGCTTAGCTGGTGGAGCGGCTGATTCGTAATCAGCAGGTCAAGGGTTCAAATCCCCTCGGCGGCTTTATATTCTTACGTCATTTGCTTTATTCTCTGTTTTGAAAAAAATATGTACCTGCCCAGATCTTACTAGAGATTTTCCCATTCTTTGATAATTGATATAAATTTAACCTTTTGTATCCCTGGTGTTTTTTCAAGTTTTTGCACGATTTGCGTATACCCTCGAAGAAGTGTTCTGGTCCGAACATATGCTATAATATCATGGTTAGCTGCAAAAACAACACAAGCTGATTCAACACCTTTAACCTGGGATACTAACTCAAGAATAGCATGTTTTTTGACTTTTGGTTCAACTTTAATGAAGACAAATGCTTTAATTTCAGATAAAGCAAATGTGATTATGCCAATGATAACCAAAATATAGCCCATAAAACGGATCAGCCAAATCACAGGAGGATCAGGAAACGATATCTCAACGTATTGAGATAGAACAAATGAAATTGGGATTGAAAAAAGAATTGTTGATGCCCGAATAGCTTGTGCAACACTCGTCTTTCCAATTTTTAACGATCGAATGTATGCAAGAATAGAAAATAATCCAACAGTCATCGAGAGAGCAACCGGCCAGAAAAAAAGAAGAGAAGATTCGAAACCTTCACCAAGATAGTTTGTGCCGGTGAAAAAATCATATATGACGATAAACAAGGTAATGAAAATAAAACTAAAAACGAGATTCCAGAAACGAATATTAATAGAATCATTCGGCATATTGTTAAACTTCATAAGCATTAGTTTTCTTTGACTGATGAATAAAAAAACAAGACCTGGATTTACCACAAGAAACATTATCAAGAGTGATTCGAAATTAAAATCACCGGTCATGGAAATTGAACTGAGAATTGCTCCAAAGGTAACAATAATGCTTGATTGTATTTCGACAAGAGTTGGTGCATTCTTTTCTGAAATAGTTTCAGCGATTAATAGGTATAAAATAACGACTTGTTTAAATGGCAATATAATTGAAGGATCGACGAGCATACTTAATACGACAAAATAGCCAAGTGTGGTTGAAGCATTTCCAAAACCTGCAAGTATTTGATATTTAACCTCAGATTTATGCATCAATCGTAATCGACGAAACGAAGGATCAAGGAGATACGAACCAATGCTTTTTCCTCGAATGGATAGGGAAAAAAATACGAACAGGAAAAACGTGATGATTAAACCAATGAAAAATGAAGAAAAACTAAAAAGCCAGGGGATTTTTTCAGTTGAATAAATTTTGGAATAGCTCTGAATGATGCTGCTGTCAATAGCTGCAACAATAGCTAAAATAAATGACGAGATAAGAACTAGGGAAAAAAACAAGGTGCGTTTTCTCAGAAACATTGAAGGCACTAAATAGAGATTCCTTTTATAAATATTCTAATATGAATTAGGTGCTGCAAAACTTATAATGTATCTGAAAAAAGTTGCAGACACCCTTCCCGATCAAGAACGTCTTCGAGAATTCTTTTCTGTTGCTGGTCGAAGAGTTCAGTGATACTGAAATGATAGTGATTTTTCAGACAAAAGATACAGATATAATCTTTTTTGTTTTTCATGAGGTAAACACCCTCTTCGAAATCAAAACCACAACTGATACATCGACCACGTGCCATCTTTGTTTCCCCGTGAATGATTCTTCGATATTGCTCGTTGAGTCATAAATGTTTCGAATATGTCTTAGAAATGAAAAAAGAAGAAAAAGACGTGTTATTTTTTATTGTATAGCGATTGAATTACAGAAGGAGAATAAATAGTACAAAGAAAATTGTTTTGTAGGCTGTTTACTCTTTTTGGATAATTTCTTTTATAAGGGGATCTTTTTTTGCATTGTTTTTGAGGAATGCTAATATTAGTTGTTTCTGTTGCTCGGTTAAATTTCCCATAGCTCACCTCATTAATATGCTATGTAATATCATAGCATATTATGATTAAAAACTCATCATTATTAACCATTTCCTGTTAAAATGTCAATATGGAAAAAAACCAAAACTATTTATTCCATCTTATGCAATGACTCTAAAATGACCGATGACTCCTGAACAGAAAACTTACCCTGAGAATATTCAAGCAAAGGAACTCGAACGCCGAACTTTTTAGTATCACCTTGTTTTACAAACACCATATCACAAAAAGACTGTATGGTAAAACCAGGATCTTGCTCTTTTTTACGAAGAACGGAAACAGAAAATGCATCCATGCCTATTTGTTGTTTCAATTCAGAGGGATACTCAAAAGAAAAACCATGCTGTTTCGCATAGTCAATAATCTTTTTTATATAGGGGAGTTGATAGAGGTCTGTCAAAAATTTATACAACGAACAAACTCGAAGAAACTCTGTTAGTGAGTTATGAGTTAACATCACTATCTCTTTTAGGTCAACTCGGGATTCTTTTAGATCGGTCCGATAATAAGTTCCATAGTGATATCGATGAATGATCTCCTCAGCCTGAGCCTTAAAGGTAGCATAATCTTCCTCTAAGAGATCCTTTCTATACATCATATTTCATCCCTCAAACCCAATATTCAAAACACATGTTAATTATAAAAAGGTTTTTGATAAAAAAAACAATGAAATATCAGATAGAAGAAAAAAGAAAAAGAGGGAAAGAGTTAATGAATCAAACCAAGAGAGGTTAACTCCTGGGACAGTTTATCAACTGCAAGACTCACATCTTCGATCTTTCGAGCCCCAGTACAGACAATTTTACCAGAGCCAAACAACAACATCGCAACCCGAGGTTCACGAATCCGATACACAAGACCAGGAAATTGCTCAGGTTCATACTCAACGTTTTCTAGACCGAGCGCCATAGCGACTTCATTCAGATTTAACTCTCCACCAAGATCCGAGATAGCAACAATATTTTGAATGACTATTTCAGGATCCTTATACACATCAACATTTAATTTCTTAAGTTTTTCAGCAATGATCTTAATTGTCGTTCGAACATCTTCAATGTTTTTTGCTCCAGTACAATTCGCTTTACCACTGCGAAACAGCAACGTCGCAGTTTTTGGGTTGTCAAGACGATACACAAGTCCAGGGAACTGCTCTGGTTCATATTCAGCTTCTTCAAGTGACTGTGCTATCACGTCAAGATCCAATTTATCAGAAAAGGATGTTGACGCCACAATATTTTCCACAATTACTTCCGGCATATCTTTTTCCTCCATTCCATTTTTTATAATCCTATACACCTAACGATGAGAGTTTTTCTTGGATGTTTTGCACTGCTCTGGAAACCTCATCAATAGTTGTAGCAGAACATACAACTTTTCCGGTATGAAAAAGAAGTATAACAGCGTTTGGGTCTTCAGTCTTATAAATTATTCCTGGAAAGCATTTCGGATTATAGGTAGCATTTGATAACCGTTTTGCAAGCGCGCGTACATCAAGAGGACGTCTTAAATCAACAGACCCAATAACCTGATGACTGGTTACCAAAGGTTCTTCCGAGATGGTATGCCCAACAACAGAAAGCTTTTTTGCAATAAGATCAAGGATGATCTCAATCTCGTCAGTACTTCGAACACCAGTAATCATCGCATGACCATCAGCAAAAAGCATCACCACTGCTTTCGGTGCATCAATATGGAACATCACAGCAGGGACCTCATTAGGGGTATACGTGGTTCCTGGTACTGCAGTTGATACTTTTTGGAGATCCACCGGACCGGTAAGCTGAGTCGAAACAACAATGTTTTCAATGACGAGATCTGCCATAACGATGAACGTCCCCTTCTTAAAGTATATAAAGGCTTTTTATAAACGTTTCGAAAAAAATGCTGTGTGGCATGATTTAAGATAGAGAATGTGCATATCTTTTTTGGGATGCACAGTATGAAAAAGAAACAGTTGGGGTAAAAAGCATAAAGATAACAGGGATTGGAAACAGTGTAATGAACGATTGGTGAAGCGCGGGGAGTTTCTTGTGAATCCACGATTTCTGGATAATTGGCGTGGTGAGATCAGAAGGATGAATCAGGGGAAGGTGGGGCAACCGTATACGTATCCTGAGTCGTTGATTGTATTTTGTGCCATGTTTTGGAGTAAAGGTTGACTTCCGGTCGATACAAGGTATTGTCCGAGCGTTTTCTAAGAGACTGGGACCGTTTCCCGTGATCTGTTTCAGTCAGATCCGCAGGCGAATACTTTCACTTCCCGTATCGTTCAGAAGACGAGTGGGGGAGATGATTGTGAGTTGTGATGGTTCTGGGATGAAGGCGAAAGGGTACGGGTATCGTTGGCCGGCGAGTGAAGGGATTTTTTCTGCAATGAAACGTATGTATGGTGAGGGTATCAGGAGTTATAGGATACGGAATATGTATCATAAGGCGAAGTTGAAGTTTTGGGCGTATCAGAAACTGCGAGATATTGCATAAAAAACAGCAACACTTATGGGCATGAGCGGAGGCTATAGGACTGTTTTACGGAATCATGCCACACAGCAGAAAAAAAACAAAAAGCAGTGAATTTCTCCCTCTACCAGACCTTATCGATATCGATGTCACTTTCTTCTTTTGGTTTTCCTTGTTTTCTGTTTTCACCAGTTTTATCAAATAATCCTCGAAACTCTAGTGTTTTATCATCGATTCGTCGTTCACAGCTGGCAACCGCTAATTCTCCTCGTGTTTTTTCAATGAGGAGACGAACCATATCCTGTTTTTTCTTAATCGGTACCAACGCTGAAGGATAGTCAAAACTCATGATTGCATCATAAATCTGATCCATATGGCGGAGATACTCATGTGCTTTTGCCGGCGCTCCTTCAAGGATGAAGTCAAGAGCAGCACGACGTAACTCACCAACCACGTCACACAACCCCATCAGATACGAACTATAGGTGGTCTGAATGGCATCAGGATCTGGCAAATCCTTTCCCTGCATAATATTCTGCAAGCACCACGCCTCAGCAACCTCTTGTCCAGCATTTTCTACAAAACCCGCATGAAACAGATCCGGATATGGTTTCGTAATGTCGTAGAGCTGAACCAACGTATTTGATGCTTTGGTAATAAGTTCCTGAGCATGAATAAAATCATTTCGATGAAGTAATTGAATTGCTTTTCGACAAGAGATAATAATATCCCGGGATAAACGAAGTGCCTGCTCACGAATCGAGTCTTTTTCTGTAATATGCTTGTCAATCTTTCCAATGATTGAATCTAGATTATTCATAACCATATCTGAGAACTCAATACCATAATTATAGTTTTCCTATAAATATCCACTGAATGAAGAAAAAATGAAAAATAGTGTACTGGTTTGTGAATACTTGAAATAACAAAGACTAGGGTCTGTCATAAAAAAGCAAAATCAAAATAACTGAAGAAACAAAAAAATATGAATAAAAATTGAATAACAGTAGGAACAATTAGATCATCAGTTTTTTATTCACCCAGTAGTCAGGCTCCTTACCTGCAAGAGCTTTAATTATCTGCTCGGCAGTAATCAAGCCTGCACGAAGTTGCCCCTCAACAGTATTTGCACCGATATGTGGTGTCACTACCACATTTTCTAAACTCAGTAACGGATTGTCCTTTGCGGGTGGCTCCTGTTCAAATACATCTAACGCTGCACCAGCAAGTTTACCATTCTTCAGTGCCAGATACAACGCTTTTTCATCAATAACACCACCACGAGCACAATTAATAATATACGCAGATGGCTTCATTTTCGCGATCATCTCCTCATTCAAGAGATAATGTGTTTCCTTTGTATGAGGAATATGCAGGGAGATATAATCAGCTGTTTGTACGAGTTCTTCAACAGTTTCAACCTTTTTAATATGATCTTTCTGCATAATTTTTTTGTCAACAAAAGGATCATACCCAATAACATTCATACCAAAACACTGTGCATATTTTGCAACAAGTCGGCCGATATTACCCGTACCAATTAAACCAAGAGTTTTTTCATATACTTCGTTTCCCTTCATCTGCTTCTTTAACCACTCGCCTTTCTTTGTTGAACTATCTGCTTTTGGCAACATCCGAGAAATACTCAGCATATGACCAAATGTAAGTTCAGCAACACTTGCTGTTGCACCAGTTGGCGCATTCACCACTTTAATTTTATGCATCGCCGCGGTCTGGATATCAACATTATCAACACCGATTCCCGCACGACCAATCACTTTCAGTTTACCTTTCGCACCAGCTTCGATAACCTCTTTAGTTACCTTTGTTCGACTGCGAACCATCAACGCATCATACTTCGGAATCTCCTTAAGCAATGTCGCGGGATCCATCTCATTGATGACAACGTCATGACCTGCTTTTTTTAGCATTTGGATTGCTTCATCAGCCATTTTATCAGTAATTAATATGTTCATACGTATATGCCTCCAGGACTAGGTATCGGAAACAGCATAAAAACATTTCCTGACCTGAACCTGATTTGTTATTGAGAACGAAAGTCTTCTCCAGGATACTCAGCACGATCGCCAAGTTCTTCTTCGATTCGTAGTAGCTGGTTGTATTTTGCATTCCGATCACTACGAGCAGGTGCACCGGTTTTTATCTGCCCTGTACTGATTCCAACAACAAAATCAGCAATAAAACAATCCTCAGTTTCACCGCTGCGATGAGAAACAACCGCAGTCCAACCCTCATCTTGAGCCATTTTAACCGCTTCAAGAGTCTCAGTCACCGTTCCAATTTGATTAAGTTTTATAAGCACCGAGTTTGCTGCTTGAAGCTGTATACCTTTATCAATTCGATTGGTATTGGTAACAAAAATATCATCACCGACAATCTGAACAGTTTTCCCAAGTTTTCTAGTCATCTCAACCCAAGAGTCCCAATCATCCTCAGCATGACCATCTTCAATACTTACAATCGGATAGGTTCTACAGAGATCAACATAGAAATCAACTAGTTCACCACCGGAAAATGATTTCTCCCCAATTCTATATACACCATCATAGAAAAACTCACTTGAGGCAGGATCCAAGGCAATTTTGACTAAACCATCATAACCTGCTTTTTCAACAGCAAGCAGCATAAGATCGAGCCGATCATGAACATCAACAAGCTGAGCTGGCGCAAAACCACCTTCATCACCAACAAGAACACCAGTTGCACCGTAACGCTCTTTTAACAATTTTCCAAGATGATGATAACATTCAGAAACCATACGAATACCTTCGCCGAAGGATTTTGCACCGGTTGGCATAAGCATATGTTCCTGAATTGAATTTTCTTGACCAGCGTGTTTTCCACCGTTAATCACATTACACATAGGAACTGGTAAAGTATGCGGCACAACACCAAAAAGTTCACCAATATATTCATAGAGGGGAAGTTGCCTTGAGGCTGCACCGGCTTTTGTAACCGCCATGGAAACGGGCAAAATTGCATTTGCACCAAGTTTTTCTTTGTTCTCAGTGCCATCAAGTTTAAGCATAATCTTATCGATCCGTTCCTGCTGAGAACAATCAATACCGATGAGTTTCGGAGCAATAATTTTTCGTACATGCTCAACTGCTTTTAACGTCCCTTTTCCAAGATATCTCTTTGTATCACCATCGCGCAGTTCTAATGCTTCATGCTGACCAGCACTTGCACCGCTGGGGGTCATTGCCCGAAAGACACCATCATCGGTGATAACATCAACTTCAACTGTTGGGTTTCCCCGTGAATCAAGAACTTCACGTGCTTTTACACTTCGAATTTCACTCATACCAAACCATCTCTACTAGCACCCATATCAACAAGATACATAAAACTATATCCCTGGGGAATTCTTAAGAAGAACATCAGAGATGCCCCAAGAATAAACAGAAATCCTTAAAAACAACAAGATGTTGTGTCGGAGTGGAGGTAAAGCATTATGATAGATGGATTAACCATCCTAATAGTACTCATAATATTGGTGATCATGGTTTTAGCATCATCAATAAAAATCATGGCAGAATTCCAACGAATTGTTATCTTCCGTCTGGGAAGACTTGCGGGAATTAAAGGACCTGGACTCGTGTTCATCATACCAATCATTGACAAAATTATCAAGCTTGACTTACGAACGCGAGTTATTGATGTACCCAAGCAACGGATCATTACCAATGATAACGTCACCGTCGATGTCGACGCTGTGGTTTACTTTAGAATCACTGATCCACAGAAAGCAATCGTTGAAGTACAACGGTACGATGTTGCAACAAGTATGCTTGCTCAAACAACACTCCGAGATATTGTTGGACAGAAAAATCTTGATGAACTATTATCACAGCGAGATGAATTGAATAAAAGCCTTCAAGAGATTCTAGATATAGGAACTGATCCATGGGGCATCAAAGTCACTGCAGTTACTATAAAAGATGTTGCGTTGCCTGAAGAGATGCTCCGAGCAATCGCAAAACAAGCCGAAGCAGAACGAGAGAAACGATCACGAATTATTATTGCTGAAGGAGAATTACAAGCATCGCAGAAAATGAGCGACGCTGCAAAACTCTATGAACAAACACCGATTGCTCTTCGACTCAGAGAACTGCAAACACTGACTGAAATCGCTCGAGAAAAAAACCTTATCATTGTACCCGCTGGCGAAATCGGAAACATTGCAGGTATCGCCAAAGCAGTCAATAAAAAAATAGAATGAAACAAACATCCTTCTTCTCCATCTTTTTCTTCTTTCTTCTTGTCTTTTCGATAATCATATCTGGTTCGAATCAACAAGAAAACGTGGTTCTTTTAGTTGAAATAAGTGATGAAATCAACCAAGCAACCACTGAGATGATCATTGAATCATTCAAAGAAGCAGAACAACAACACACACAAGCGATCATTCTTCTTCTAAATACACCAGGAGGCGGACTGCAACAAACCTTTGATATCGCTGATCATATCAAAAGTAGTTCGATACCGGTGATTGGTTTTGTGTATCCCAGCGGTGCAACAGCGTGGTCAGCAGGTACGTTTATTCTTCTAAGTACACATATCGCGGTAATGGCAAATCACACTATTATTGGATCCTGTCAACCTGTTGAGATAACGGTTGAGGGAACACGGTTCATCAACGATTCAAAGATCATTAACGCGCTTACCGCATGGATGTCTGAACGGGCAGCCATGTATAACCGCAACGGAACACTTGCGCAAGAATTCATCACTAAAAATAGAAATGTCAATGCAACTGAGGCATATGCCTTTGGAGTGATCGAGTATACTGCTTCATCTGTCGAAGATCTACTCAAAAAAATTGATACACACACCATTCGAACATCAACCGAGAACAAGACGATTTATACCAAAAACGCATCACTTGTAAGATATGCTCCTTCGTTCAAAATCCAAATCATGAACCTCTTATCAAACTCTGTTCTATCATCACTCTTACTCATGATCGGTATTTTTTCCTTGATTTTTGGTATTTCGACACCAGGACATGGCGCAGAAGTATTCGGAGGTATCGCAATCCTTCTTTCACTAATTGGTTCAGGATTCAGCGTACCTCTCCTCAGCATACTATTTATAGTCGTTGGTTGTTTACTGCTCATCATTGAACTCTTTGCCTTGCCTGGATTTGGTGTGGTTGGCATCGGCGGTACCATCTGCCTTGTCATTGGTTCAATATTCCTCATACCAAGCTACCCAAATCGAGAATGGCTCATTTCAAGTGATTATATGACTGATGCACTCCTCATCACAATCACCGTTGTTATATTCTTTGCCTGCTTTTTCCTCTTTCTCCTCTATAAAGTGATCCAAATCCGAAGAAAACGAGCAGCAGTCGGAGTGTTCATCGGGGAAACAGCAACAACCGTTGATCGAATAACCCC
This genomic window contains:
- a CDS encoding TATA-box-binding protein, which translates into the protein MEEKDMPEVIVENIVASTSFSDKLDLDVIAQSLEEAEYEPEQFPGLVYRLDNPKTATLLFRSGKANCTGAKNIEDVRTTIKIIAEKLKKLNVDVYKDPEIVIQNIVAISDLGGELNLNEVAMALGLENVEYEPEQFPGLVYRIREPRVAMLLFGSGKIVCTGARKIEDVSLAVDKLSQELTSLGLIH
- the eno gene encoding phosphopyruvate hydratase, producing MSEIRSVKAREVLDSRGNPTVEVDVITDDGVFRAMTPSGASAGQHEALELRDGDTKRYLGKGTLKAVEHVRKIIAPKLIGIDCSQQERIDKIMLKLDGTENKEKLGANAILPVSMAVTKAGAASRQLPLYEYIGELFGVVPHTLPVPMCNVINGGKHAGQENSIQEHMLMPTGAKSFGEGIRMVSECYHHLGKLLKERYGATGVLVGDEGGFAPAQLVDVHDRLDLMLLAVEKAGYDGLVKIALDPASSEFFYDGVYRIGEKSFSGGELVDFYVDLCRTYPIVSIEDGHAEDDWDSWVEMTRKLGKTVQIVGDDIFVTNTNRIDKGIQLQAANSVLIKLNQIGTVTETLEAVKMAQDEGWTAVVSHRSGETEDCFIADFVVGISTGQIKTGAPARSDRNAKYNQLLRIEEELGDRAEYPGEDFRSQ
- a CDS encoding hydroxyacid dehydrogenase, whose protein sequence is MNILITDKMADEAIQMLKKAGHDVVINEMDPATLLKEIPKYDALMVRSRTKVTKEVIEAGAKGKLKVIGRAGIGVDNVDIQTAAMHKIKVVNAPTGATASVAELTFGHMLSISRMLPKADSSTKKGEWLKKQMKGNEVYEKTLGLIGTGNIGRLVAKYAQCFGMNVIGYDPFVDKKIMQKDHIKKVETVEELVQTADYISLHIPHTKETHYLLNEEMIAKMKPSAYIINCARGGVIDEKALYLALKNGKLAGAALDVFEQEPPAKDNPLLSLENVVVTPHIGANTVEGQLRAGLITAEQIIKALAGKEPDYWVNKKLMI
- a CDS encoding RNA-binding protein; this translates as MNNLDSIIGKIDKHITEKDSIREQALRLSRDIIISCRKAIQLLHRNDFIHAQELITKASNTLVQLYDITKPYPDLFHAGFVENAGQEVAEAWCLQNIMQGKDLPDPDAIQTTYSSYLMGLCDVVGELRRAALDFILEGAPAKAHEYLRHMDQIYDAIMSFDYPSALVPIKKKQDMVRLLIEKTRGELAVASCERRIDDKTLEFRGLFDKTGENRKQGKPKEESDIDIDKVW
- a CDS encoding slipin family protein — translated: MIDGLTILIVLIILVIMVLASSIKIMAEFQRIVIFRLGRLAGIKGPGLVFIIPIIDKIIKLDLRTRVIDVPKQRIITNDNVTVDVDAVVYFRITDPQKAIVEVQRYDVATSMLAQTTLRDIVGQKNLDELLSQRDELNKSLQEILDIGTDPWGIKVTAVTIKDVALPEEMLRAIAKQAEAEREKRSRIIIAEGELQASQKMSDAAKLYEQTPIALRLRELQTLTEIAREKNLIIVPAGEIGNIAGIAKAVNKKIE
- a CDS encoding nodulation protein NfeD — protein: MKQTSFFSIFFFFLLVFSIIISGSNQQENVVLLVEISDEINQATTEMIIESFKEAEQQHTQAIILLLNTPGGGLQQTFDIADHIKSSSIPVIGFVYPSGATAWSAGTFILLSTHIAVMANHTIIGSCQPVEITVEGTRFINDSKIINALTAWMSERAAMYNRNGTLAQEFITKNRNVNATEAYAFGVIEYTASSVEDLLKKIDTHTIRTSTENKTIYTKNASLVRYAPSFKIQIMNLLSNSVLSSLLLMIGIFSLIFGISTPGHGAEVFGGIAILLSLIGSGFSVPLLSILFIVVGCLLLIIELFALPGFGVVGIGGTICLVIGSIFLIPSYPNREWLISSDYMTDALLITITVVIFFACFFLFLLYKVIQIRRKRAAVGVFIGETATTVDRITPEKTGFIRFKGELWQARADQIIEPNTKVTIIKKDETTLIVKPKEP